Part of the Quercus robur chromosome 5, dhQueRobu3.1, whole genome shotgun sequence genome, tcatcatatatttatgaaatccaatttcataaatatatactttagtaactccttactaaagtagttAAGCCTAACATTTTGagtaaccaaacccattaaacttatcttaagggaatattttatatttccgttgagagattatgaattccattttaagaatatatgttccatcaacactaaatgtgacTGCCTAATATAATGAGGTTTTGATTGTAATATCAAAGTAATTTATACTttatgatcaggtccattattctctcaagattaagagttcatgtaaataaaagttgtgagatttattattcatttgacagtcattgggagaataataaatttcacagcAATCCAGtttaatatgtcttaactcttaaaacatatcaactaaaagTTTTCACtttcatgatcaagacaaatcatcttaactgatatgttatagtcttcgcagatgaaatgcctaatttcatcaccgactacgaattaaaattatgagtttacaaagaacttgtgactaaatcacatattatgcatctcatggactatatgatgatgtcaaaatattcatgttaccattagtttagataataataaaacaactttattaatcacaacattaagtcatataCAATGTCATACAtaacatcatacaataggatttaagggcactaatcctaacaccttgaaatattaaacatatcctagatttacccaattacaagtaaagtgcgttttgtcaaaggattaaccaattctatattgatatatgttcctaacatgattcacatatgtcctaacacttaGGTCTATTTTTTAACCATCCATGGCCAAAATaaatggattttcaaaataaaagaagatatttcctagagtgtgtgttacttaacaatgatatgatattcataataGAGACTATatacaaataagtaaaaatcaaattttaatgtatattttcaaattaaaactgagtgtcaaccacaattgatatgagattatgaaattaattttcaagattgtaaattttttatatgtttttattcctTGTCAAACTAGCATAaggcatttgtaattttgtattatgttttgggatgttgataccgtatagaaataaaacttgtgtgtttgttttaattagaTGATAAAAGGGTAGACTAGACTCCTTTTAGTTAGCAATGTTGGAATTTgtgtaattttataattatttaaaaaagtattaatttgttgaatttaaCTCATTTTTTTATCTGAGTAGTAAATTCAAAAGAATgcattttatacaaaataatttgttgcatgacttaataaatggaaaatacatttttttgttaaaaaaataaaaattcatgtgaaaaatacaagttaacctgtcctgacccttttctaACCCGTTTaaaatgacttattttttaGGCGAAACTAAACTATTGGTCCTTTAAGTTTATCCTGTGTGCGCAATTGATCCCTCAAGTTTCAAATGAGTACAATTGGTCccttaagttttcaaaatgagcCATATAAGTCCTTTTGTTAACTTCCGTTAGTAATGTTACTTACATGACTAATGGAATAATGAtctgccattttttttaatgacatgacatttctttttattaaaaattaaaaaaataaatttacacgTAAAAGAAATCTGACCCGTTCCAATCAATTCTATAATTACACTCTCTTCGTCTAAATACAATTAGAACAAGACAAGGtattactaaagtttatatgcAAAAATGGCCCCAATACCATTGGTAGAAATTGCCAAAACAACTGAATTTAAACAGCTTAGCTAATCAGATATCTAAACAATACTAGAAATTAACATATTCCTATACCATTCAAAAGAACCTATCAAACTCAATAATTGTTATCCCTGAGACCCTGACTTCTCAACTTCTCAAAGACACTAAGAGCTTCCATTGACCTTTGCCATGGACACATATAGCCTCTGACGTAATACATTCTTTCTCTCTGCAGCTTTTATTCTCTTCATTTTCTGTGTGTCCCAGCCTCCATATCTGAACCCCTGCTTTCTCTCTTACACATACATATGCCCTTTGACACTCCAACAATCTTCAAAAAGTCTCTGAAAAGCATAACATCACAAGAACCATATTCCTATCCATAGAATCCAGTCACTGCCGCCACCACCCCCACCACCCCTTTGCTCCGCAGCTTTGCCGAAAGTCGAAGTGAGATCCAACCACCCCGCCACGTCGGAAACTCCTCTGTCTCCAGCCACCGAAAACAATTGTATCGTTCGGTTGTTGCGAACACTATAGTcattctcatcttcttcttcttcatctcctccagGATCGATATCGAGCTCTTTGTCTTTGCTTTGAAAGATAATGGCTGGCTTGGAACGGTTCAATATCGCTATCGTGGGTTTCACTTGAATTAGAAcaggtcaatttttttttttttttttttacttgtaaatacatttttgtaattttttaataaaaaagtaccacgtcattaaaaaaaaaatgacatctcATTATTTTGTTAGACACATAAGCAACATTACTAACAGAAGTTAACAAAAAGACTTCTATGactcattttgaaaacttaagaGACTAATTGCGCTCACTTGAAACTTAAGGAACCAATTACGCACACAAAGTGAACTTGAGGGATCAACAGTGTAGTTTTGCCTATTTTTTACCCAAACTCGATTGACAAAACCTGATCCACCTGTTTTGCCAcatctatgtatatattaagtcattattaaatatattctatttatatttttagatattattaagcatttattttttcctataaCTTTAagcatatatcaatttaagagcaatataAAGTGAATTCGTAACTACTAAATAAGGTATAGAATTTAAAATACAAACCAAGAATAAGATCCAAAAGAGTGAATAAGATCTAAATgagtaaataaaagataaaaagttaAGTATCAAGATTATAACTAAAAAGACATAAAAGATAGGTGGATGGAAGTATCGGTGCTTCCTGGGATGTATCTATAGGTCCTAATCTTCGGATAGAAACCTTTGTGATGTAGAACATCCAACATCTTTAGCTGCAGCATTTTTAGAACCATCAGCACCAGAGTTGTTCCCCATTTCGAAGCCAGACAAGTCAAACATAATGTCATCTCCTTGTTTGCCCCCCAGGTCTCGATTGATCATGTAATATGTATCTTCAAAGTATTCTGATTCTGGCATAGGCTTGGGCCTTTCGATGGTATCCTTATGATCAGAAGGATTTTTTTCGATGGTATCCATATGATCAGAAGGATTTTCAGGGACTTCCAGTATTTCTTCCAAATCATTCGTCTTATATTGACTTGGACTTATTTCTTCATCTGACATATGTACAGCAGAGGTGCTTGTGCCCTGTTTGTTCATCGAATCTTCATCAATTGTGTGCCATTGGCTACGTTTGGCAGTAGAATTGCAACTAGCCCTAGCTCGTTTCTTCGGATTGCTGTTCCAAGGAAAATCTAATTTTTCACATCCACTTTTGGTGTAGATGCTAACAACAAAGTGTGATCCCACGTAATTGAACACCAGAAAATCTCCGATTTCTAGGCCATGGTCTAATGAAAAAGAATTCCACCCTTGTTGAAAAGCAAGAGAGCCATCAACTTTGGATATGGTTACTAGCCATTGCTGCCCACTTGAGTCCTCAAGAAAGGTTTTCTGATTGACCAATGCTGGTACCATAGCAGCAAATTTCGGAGGAAAATACTGCAATGGAATGACACATTCAGAATAGATGCACGAATTGTCCATTAgaatagggggaaaaaaaaaggctcattaTCACTTGGAAGGAAAAGTTGTATAGCATTTCAGAGTCTAAGAGAAGTCCCTTTACCTTCA contains:
- the LOC126726602 gene encoding B3 domain-containing protein LOC_Os12g40090-like; translated protein: MGGKVEACVECTQKCLKIHEKKKISLPAVTSFSKVMIGAKFAQVLYFPPKFAAMVPALVNQKTFLEDSSGQQWLVTISKVDGSLAFQQGWNSFSLDHGLEIGDFLVFNYVGSHFVVSIYTKSGCEKLDFPWNSNPKKRARASCNSTAKRSQWHTIDEDSMNKQGTSTSAVHMSDEEISPSQYKTNDLEEILEVPENPSDHMDTIEKNPSDHKDTIERPKPMPESEYFEDTYYMINRDLGGKQGDDIMFDLSGFEMGNNSGADGSKNAAAKDVGCSTSQRFLSED